The genomic stretch ttatttttttttgtttttttatcatttttttttgttgattttctttttttgttatccaaaatttgtttttgcatgaatttaatgcacattttatattttaattactcTTCGTTTTGATTTAAtactttgttaatttttgaataactttcttcctcttttttgtGCTGTTCTTtagtaaaattttacttttcgaGCCTTTTTGTCAGCAAATACACGAAttaaactagaaaaatccaATTGTTCAgcgatttcattttcaatcgaCAGAGTAGCCAGGTTAGAGAGTCTCGATTGAGAGGTTGTTGATCGGAGATacgtttttattaattttagtTCAGAAAAACTGCGTTCTCCACTTGCAACTGTAACCGGAATCGTTGCAAAAATCCGGAATGCAATCCATACATTTGGATAAAGTTCTTGAATATTCCGCTGTCGTATAAAGTTGAGAACATTTATACACGAAATATTCTCATCTGGGAGAAAAGGTTGCAAACTTATGAGCCGTCACAAAGTGCGTCTCCGTCGATATCGGAATTAGAACCAACAGTGAGTTTTTGCTGAAGATTGGCACATAATACTGcgagttgatttttttccggaATTATTTTAATGTCGTGTAAAAATGACCACGTTTGCGAATAGTCTTTCAATTGCTGAAATCTTTCTTTTAATGACATTAAACCGACGTCCAGCAACTTGTTGAAGAATTCCacttcgaattttttctctgGAGATTCAATCGGCTCATCCGTAGCCATTTCACCATCCTGACGTCTTATACGTCGTAAACGTTTCGCAGGTGCAAACTCTGGTTTGGTTTGAAGCGCTTTTGCGAGATCGCTCGCAGTGCATAAAGCTTTTTTGAATCCGGTTTCTCCGTATTCTTCGaagaaattacaacaattacCGAGCATTTCTGCAGATTTACCGAGATCGATATCTTTGGACTGCAGTGATTTGCTAACAACGTTTATTTGAAACAGAATTTCGTACCAAACCACCAAAGACACAATGAAACTGAAATCTTCCAGTTGCTCTGCTAATGTGCTTGCCTCATGTGAGGTGGTGTGACCGGTTTTTTCTGTTAAGTTAGCCAATGTCACTAAAGCATCATGAATTTCGCAAATTTGATAACGAACAGATTTTACGCTATTTATTTTGGCTTCCCAACGCGTATCGCTTAGCTTTTTCAAACTGTAGAGCTCCACGTGATCACTAAGTATTTTCCACCGATTCACTGAAGCAGAAAATAGCGTAAATAATCTTTGCAAAAGCCCGAACAACCTTACAGACTTGACTGACGATTTAGCAGCATCACACAGTACGAGATTGTAACTGTGGCAGCCACATGGCACATAAAAAGCCAAGGGATTTAAATCCAAAATTCTTTTTTGCACCCCAAGATTTTTTCCCTTCATATTCGCTCCATTGTCGTACCCCTGACCTCTACAATTCGCTATTTCAAGTCCGTGTTTGTTGAGAATACTTACAATGGCTTCGGTAAGTCCTGCACCTGTTGAATCATTTGCCGGGATGAACTCTATAAAATGCTCTTTGATAGCGACATTGGCATCTGTCAAATCTGCAAATCGAATTGTCAGGGAAAATTGTTCGACGTGACTTATGTCGGGAGTACAGTCCGctataattgaataatatttagcGTTTTTGACTCGCGAAATAATCTCAGACGTAACTTTTTCGCCCATCAGATCAATCAACTCGTTCTGGATATCCTTACCACAATAGTGATCAGAAATGCCGCCTGTTGTTGCCAGCTTCAAATGCTCCTCCATAACAGGATCGAATTTACCCAACGATTGTACCAATCCCAAGAACTTGCCATTGTTTGGTGTGTACAGTTTGCCTGAGCTACCTCTGAAGGCCATGTTATTTCCGGCCAGATAAATAACAATGTTCATTAAACGAGTCAAAACATTATTCCATCGCAAAGTTTCACGActaatcaatttttgttcatcGCAATCAATTGTGTTTCCTCTTTTCAACCTGATTTCTCTCTCAAACCACTGATGGTAGTACTTTTTATGCAGCGCGCTATTTTCGTGCATTTTTAGTATTTCAGACAAATGTTTCCAGTTATCAAAACCTTCGGATGTTAAATTCGATGTCGATTCACTGTTGAAAAGTCGACAGCAAAAACAGAAAACTCGATTTTTCGAAGGTGAATACACCAGCCAACGACGCGAGATTGTCTCATTATTTTGGAGTTTTCTGAAATACTGAGAACTTGTAAAATGACGACCGGATTCATCTTTCGTAAAGTTGGATCGCTGAACCTGCGTCGGACCGACAGTTATCAAATGGTCAACCATTTTATCATTCCGATTATCCGGCCAGTTCCCTACATCGGATAAATCCACTATTTGTGAATTTGCGTTTTCTAAATCATTTATAAATGATCGACAATCAGAATTCACGTCGCAAGTACCGTGATTATCGTGAGAGAGCTCGGATTCATTAGTTGTCCTATTTTCACCGTACTTGTCTTCGTTTTGGTTTTCGTTCGTTCCGAAAGATGTGGAAGGGTAAGATTTTTCTGCGACGGACTCTTGCTCTTTTTGCGATGTCGTTGAAATGTATTCTTCaatgttcattaattttttcgatttgagAAACTCTTTTTCCTGTTCCCGTTTACATTTCCGATATTCCGCACcggaaggttttttttttatcttttgatccgacatttttcaagaaattgagaaatcaTCATGGGAATAACGTGGAATTGTAGTTAACTCAAAACAGTACAAGAACTAcggaaaaattcacaattgtgaattgcgtaaaaaaatttgaaagagaaatGCAGGAGTATTTTtgaatggagaaaaaaagtaatgcaAGATTTGGGATATTCGAAAAACTATTTTGGAAAGGGCGGAAAGGCGATATCGCGGAGAGTTGTGTCCTCTGTAGCATTCAAAAGTTAAAATGTTAAGTAAACGGTCGGAGCCGTCAGTAGACTCGGTTTTTTCGCTGAATGCCGCTCGAGACGAGAGACCAAGGACCAAGTATACAAATCGGCGACCTCGCGCCCCGCTCTCGAACATTTAGCTATCCCCACCATCCACCACGCGTTCCAATTTGGTGGGGGGTGGGGGAAGTATCCCACATCTACCAATCGCCCCCCAAAATTTGGCGCCCTGGGCCGTCGCCCCATcgcgcccccccccccccccccccccccccctaacGCCGGCACTGAGTATCTATCGGTGGACATACAGTACAAGCCCTAATAGATTCGGGTAGTCAACTAACTTGcatatgagaaaatttttataaaaaattgtcgagtCATTTGAAATTGACGAAACTACCAgtgtcaaatttaaaaatatttcccgCATTTGGCGAAACTAGCGTAGGAATCAAAAAACAAATGCTTATTGATATGTGTGTTGAGCATCGAAGAATGACTTATGCATTTTTAGTCGTACCTAGGTTATCTGTCCATGTTATATTGGAAGACGATTGGTTAACATTGAATCAAGTTATATTAGATTATAACACCGGAACTATTGATATTAATGGACTTCGAGATGATAGTAATATTGTATCGTACAGTCGTGTTTCTTCGGAGAAATTTGGGTCTTCATGTGAAGATAATATTACACATATCCAATCGGTAAATCAAAATCAGTACAGGAAGAATCGAGAGGATAACAGTAATCATCACGTGAATCAATTGTCTGAGGAAAGGAATCATGAAGTTAATTTCAATTCTCTAGAGACTCATAACTTACcgaatttatttgaaaatgataatattgagTTAAATGTGCTATTGATAATTTGTTTAATGTGCCACGTAATGCTAATGATAATATAATTGTTTGTGATTTAAATGCTTGTGAAAGAAATTCCGACGATGACACAGTTGATCAGTATGAAAATGCTGATGATGAGCTGTGGACTGTCGAGGATTCAGGGGGGTTTTCACGAAAACAGTTAGCAATTAGAACTTGTTCAGTGGAAATTCCAGTACAGTGTAATTTGAATGTAAGTCCGGAAGACCATAATTTCTTTGAGGATTTACGAATGATCGCGTTTCAACTAACGTTACAAGAGGATTATCAAAAAGAAGCCGtaatcaatttaattttacatcataaagaacttttttctgaaaaaccAGGATGCACCAATATATATGAGCATAAGATAAGACTAATTAATGATAAGCCATTTATTCGTATGTCATATCCCATACCAATAGCATTGAAATCCGCCGTTGATTTGGAAATGCGAGAAATGTTGAGATCTGGAATTATCGAGCGATCGATAAGCCCATTTTGTAATCCCCTTCGTATCGTACAGAAGAAAGACAATCGTGTACGTATTTGTTTAGCTGGTCGTTATTTAAATGATATAATAGAATCTGACAACGAATCTTTATTGAAACCTTTaattgcagaaatttttcaaaaatattttggagTTGAATATTTCTCTAGTGTCGATCTAACACATGGATATTGGCAAATTCCACTGGAAAGAGAATCAAGACCGTATATCGCATTCTTGCATGGATCAACTCTGTATCAATTCTGTAGAATACCTTTCGGCTTAAAAACTGCTGGGTCAGGCTTTATTCGAGCGTTGAATATAGCATTTAATAACGATTTTACTACATTTTTAACACCATACGTAGATGATTTACTGGTAGCTTCGCATAATTTCAAACAACATGTAGAACATTTAGATTTAATATTCACTCGACTGAAACAATATAATTTCACTCTTCGATTACGAAAATCGATATTCTTTAGTAATACCCTACCATTTCttggatttattttatcaacCGAAGGCGTATCTCCTGATCCCGAAAGACTTAAGATCATTAGAGACTTTGCACAacctgaaaacaaaaaacaactacaaaaattttttggcgtATGCAACTACTACCGACAATTTACTGTTCGATATGCAACTTATGTGGAACCATTTAGAAACTTATTGAGAGATGATACCGCATGGAATTGGACTGAAGAACATTCCCGAGCTTATACcgaagttaaaaataattttatcaacacCGTGATCCTAAAACATTTTAATCCTAATAATCCGATAAAATTACAAACCGATGCTAGCGATAAAGGAATTTCAAGCATTCTTTACCAAACAAATGATCACGATGAACAAAATTTGATAGGTTTGGTTAGCAGATTTTTATCTAGTTATGAAATCCACTATACTACTGCCAAAAAAGAATTGCTAGCTATCGTTTATTCAGTTATTAAATTTAGATATTATCTAATTGGTCGAGAATTTGAAACAATAACTGATCATAAAGGACTCACATTTTTGAAGCAAACACCTTTTCTAAATG from Neodiprion virginianus isolate iyNeoVirg1 chromosome 3, iyNeoVirg1.1, whole genome shotgun sequence encodes the following:
- the LOC124299815 gene encoding LOW QUALITY PROTEIN: 52 kDa repressor of the inhibitor of the protein kinase-like (The sequence of the model RefSeq protein was modified relative to this genomic sequence to represent the inferred CDS: inserted 1 base in 1 codon), with the protein product MAFRGSSGKLYTPNNGKFLGLVQSLGKFDPVMEEHLKLATTGGISDHYCVNRWKILSDHVELYSLKKLSDTRWEAKINSVKSVRYQICEIHDALVTLANLTEKTGHTTSHEASTLAEQLEDFSFIVSLVVWYEILFQINVVSKSLQSKDIDLGKSAEMLGNCCNFFEEYGETGFKKALCTASDLAKALQTKPEFAPAKRLRRIRRQDGEMATDEPIESPEKKFEVEFFNKLLDVGLMSLKERFQQLKDYSQTWSFLHDIKIIPEKNQLAVLCANLQQKLTVGSNSDIDGDALCDXLISLQPFLPDENISCINVLNFIRQRNIQELYPNVWIAFRIFATIPVTVASGERSFSELKLIKTYLRSTTSQSRLSNLATLSIENEIAEQLDFSSLIRVFADKKARKVKFY